One bacterium genomic window, GGATCTGGCTGCCCCAGGCGATCTCCATCTTCTCGTCCTCGATGGCCGCCCGCTTCTGGCGCTCCTCCTCCAGCTTCCGCATGTACAGCTTCGCCCGCATCATCGTCAGGGCGCTCTCGCGGTTGCGCAGCTGGGAGCGCTCGCTCTGGCACTGGACCACCAGGCCGGTCGGCAGGTGGGTCATGCGCACGGCGCTGTCGGTCTTGTTGACGTGCTGGCCGCCCGCCCCGCTGGCGCGGAAGGTGTCGATGCGCAGGTCCTGCTCGTTGATCTCCACCTCGACCTCGTCCTCGATGAGCGGGAAGACGAACACCGAGGCGAACGAGGTGTGGCGCCGGCTCTGCGCGTCGAAGGGCGAGATGCGCACCAGGCGGTGCACGCCGGACTCGCTCTTGAGGTAGCCGTAGGCGAACTCGGACTTGATCTCCAGGATGGCGCTCTTGACGCCGGCCTCCTCGCCCGCCTGCAGGTCCAGGACCTCGAAGGCGAGCTTGTTGCGCTCGAGGTAGCGGCGGTACATGCGCAGCAGCATCTCCGCCCAGTCCTGGCTCTCGGTGCCGCCGGCGCCCGGGTGGATCTCCAGCAGGGCGCCGCGC contains:
- the prfB gene encoding peptide chain release factor 2 (programmed frameshift); this translates as MKEQFDELRAQQDRLARLKEGLDLPKLQSEFAALQARQSEPGFWQDRAAAEQVTRRQRVLKSWLEPVAAAETSAADLGVLAELAQQEQDEGAAAEVRDGVDELVRQLDRLESQFLLSGPDDARGALLEIHPGAGGTESQDWAEMLLRMYRRYLERNKLAFEVLDLQAGEEAGVKSAILEIKSEFAYGYLKSESGVHRLVRISPFDAQSRRHTSFASVFVFPLIEDEVEVEINEQDLRIDTFRASGAGGQHVNKTDSAVRMTHLPTGLVVQCQSERSQLRNRESALTMMRAKLYMRKLEEERQKRAAIEDEKMEIAWGSQIRSYVLQPYTKVKDHRTEQETGNAVGVLDGDLEPFIDAYLRQTSRAAR